Proteins from a genomic interval of Chanodichthys erythropterus isolate Z2021 chromosome 8, ASM2448905v1, whole genome shotgun sequence:
- the LOC137024874 gene encoding zinc finger protein 665-like, with product MEFIKEEIEDIKMEFIKEEIEDIKIEETISVKQEETEEQTDLMALKEETEVNEMEEKDQYTNHHDFITGEKSLSCSQPEKTSSRTRGNFICKQCGKRFIRKGNLKAHLRLHNGKSPFICQQCGNRYTKKVSLKKHMRVHDREKIFACSECGKTFDQQGKLKYHMRIHTGEKPYTCSQCGRSFYQMGHLKDHIRIHSGEKPFTCQQCGRSFNQKRNLCRHMRTHTREMLFTYTQSGKTIIQDKNLKVHTEERPFNCQQCGNRYTHKGSLNRHMRTHNGEKPFPCSRSGKTFDQHEKLEVLKKSHNGEKPYMCTQCGKSFNQKGHLKLHLRIHTGEKLYTCHQCGKSFNQIGHFKDHIRIHSGEKPFTCEQCGKSFNQKRNLSRHMQTHTREKLYTFHKCGKTFDQHEKLQVHMIILTGEKPYPCPQCGKSFNQTEHLKLHMVIHTGQKPYKCSQCGKSFSQTGHFEDHISIHSGEKPFTCKQCGKSFNRKRNLYRHVIVHTEKRLISCQECGRAFTNKGSISRHMRTHNGDKLLTCPQVNSLNQEGQP from the coding sequence ACCTGATGGCACTGAAAGAGGAGACTGAAGTGAATGAAATGGAAGAGAAAGATCAATATACAAATCATCATGATTTCATAACTGGAGAAAAATCTCTTAGTTGCTCACAGCCTGAAAAGACTTCCTCAAGGACTAGAGGCAACTTTATCTgcaaacagtgtggaaagagattTATAagaaaaggaaaccttaaagcCCACCTGAGACTTCATAATGGAAAGAGCCCATTTATctgtcaacagtgtggaaaTAGATACACTAAAAAAGTTAGCCTTAAAAAGCACATGAGAGTTCATGATAGAGAGAAGATTTTCGCATGCTCTGAGTGTGGAAAGACTTTTGATCAACAAGGAAAACTTAAataccacatgagaattcatacaggagagaaaccCTACacatgctctcagtgtggaaggAGCTTCTATCAAATGGGACACTTAAAAGACCACATAAGAATTCACagtggagagaagcctttcacctgccaacagtgtgggaGAAGTTTCAATCAAAAAAGAAACCTATGCAGGcacatgagaactcacactAGAGAGATGCTGTTTACATACACTCAGAGTGGAAAGACTATCATTCAAGACAAGAACCTTAAAGTTCACACTGAAGAGAGACCTTTCaactgccaacagtgtggaaacaGATACACTCACAAAGGAAGTCTTAATAGACACATGAGAACTCACAATGGAGAGAAACCTTTCCCATGCTCTCGGAGTGGAAAGACTTTTGACCAACATGAAAAACTTGAAGTCCTCAAGAAAAGTCATAATGGAGAGAAACCCTACAtgtgcactcagtgtggaaagagtttcaaccagaaaggacaccttaaactccacttgagaattcacactggagagaaactaTATACGTgccatcagtgtggaaagagtttcaatcaAATTGGACACTTTAAAGACCACATAAGAATTCACagtggagagaagcctttcacctgcgaACAATGTGGGAAAAGTTTCAACCAAAAAAGAAACCTATCCAGGCATATGCAAACTCACACTAGAGAGAAGCTTTATACATTCCATAAGTGTGGAAAGACTTTTGACCAACATGAAAAACTTCAAGTCCACATGATAATTCTTACTGGAGAGAAACCCTACCcttgccctcagtgtggaaagagtttcaatcaAACAGAACACCTTAAACTCCACATGGTAATTCATACGGGACAGAAACCCTACAAATGCtcacagtgtggaaagagtttcagtcaaacgGGACACTTTGAAGACCACATAAGCATTCACagtggagagaagcctttcacctgcaaacaatgtggaaaaagtttcaaccGAAAAAGAAACCTATACAGGCACGTGATAGTTCACACTGAAAAGAGGCTTATCTCCTGCCAAGAGTGTGGAAGAGCATTCACTAACAAAGGAAGCATTAGCAGGCACATGAGAACTCACAATGGAGATAAGCTTTTAACATGCCCTCAGGTGAATAGTTTGAATCAAGAAGGACAACCTTAA